In Mycobacterium gallinarum, a single window of DNA contains:
- a CDS encoding FAD-binding protein: protein MVNWDASVDLLIAGSGGGGMVAALAALDAGIEPLVVEKQSLVGGSTGMSGGMVWLPDNPLMRASGIADSHEDGLAYFDDVVGDIGEASSAARRETFLTAGNAMINLLVENGVRLVRCPGWSDYYPNHKGGNAAGRSVEGIPYDAAQLGDWSDKVQPSMAKNYGFVIKTNELRAVQYFNRSPRAFAIAMRVFLRTRAARLRNREILTNGASLIGQILKALMNFDGGPSVGGDGGPSVGGDGGPSVGGSGEPPIWTDTAMDDLIVEDGRVVGARVTRDGTTMNIEARKGVLLAAGGFSRNADMRRRYSGDQPNEGKWSIANAGDTGEVLQTAMALGAKTDLLDEAWWLPMVFIQDPGAASLGSGRQRPGAIYVDGTGKRFCNESNSYVEVGKAMYANKAVPCWQVFDEGYVRRYVSGANPLKKRSLSESLIEQGAVKRASTIADLARQMDVPADALEQTVKRFNEFAAKGLDPDFGRGQSAYNVCLGDPGYKPNAAVGPLDSAPYYATRVFPADVGTCGGVITNEHAQVLNEQDQVIEGLYATGNITATVMGRNYLGAGGSIANTMIFGYVAARHAARG, encoded by the coding sequence ATGGTGAATTGGGACGCGTCCGTCGACTTACTGATAGCGGGGAGTGGCGGCGGCGGAATGGTTGCTGCCCTGGCCGCGCTCGATGCGGGGATCGAACCGCTGGTGGTCGAAAAGCAGAGTCTCGTCGGCGGATCGACCGGAATGTCGGGCGGCATGGTATGGCTGCCCGACAACCCGCTGATGCGTGCAAGCGGAATTGCCGACTCGCACGAGGACGGTCTGGCCTATTTCGATGACGTGGTCGGCGATATCGGGGAGGCGTCGTCGGCCGCGCGCCGTGAGACATTCCTGACCGCGGGTAACGCGATGATCAACCTGCTTGTCGAGAACGGTGTCCGGCTCGTACGGTGCCCGGGTTGGAGCGATTACTACCCGAATCACAAGGGTGGCAACGCCGCCGGGCGCTCAGTTGAGGGCATCCCTTATGACGCAGCGCAGCTCGGGGACTGGAGTGACAAGGTCCAGCCCTCGATGGCCAAGAACTACGGGTTCGTCATCAAGACCAACGAGTTGCGCGCGGTGCAGTACTTCAACCGTTCGCCCCGGGCGTTTGCGATCGCGATGCGAGTGTTCCTGCGCACCAGGGCAGCCCGCCTCCGAAACCGCGAAATCCTGACCAACGGTGCGTCGCTGATCGGGCAGATCTTGAAGGCGCTGATGAACTTCGACGGCGGGCCGTCAGTGGGAGGCGACGGCGGGCCGTCAGTGGGAGGCGACGGCGGGCCGTCAGTGGGAGGAAGCGGCGAGCCGCCGATTTGGACTGACACCGCCATGGACGACCTCATCGTCGAAGACGGTCGGGTCGTCGGCGCGCGTGTGACGCGTGACGGTACGACGATGAACATCGAGGCGCGCAAGGGTGTGCTGCTCGCCGCCGGCGGGTTCAGCCGCAACGCCGACATGCGCCGTCGGTACAGCGGCGACCAGCCCAACGAGGGCAAGTGGTCGATCGCCAACGCCGGCGACACCGGCGAGGTACTGCAAACCGCAATGGCGCTGGGTGCGAAGACAGACCTGCTCGACGAAGCATGGTGGCTGCCAATGGTTTTCATTCAGGATCCCGGGGCAGCATCGCTGGGATCTGGACGGCAGCGCCCCGGCGCGATCTACGTCGACGGCACCGGCAAGCGGTTCTGCAACGAGTCGAACTCCTACGTCGAAGTCGGCAAAGCGATGTACGCGAACAAGGCGGTGCCCTGCTGGCAGGTGTTCGACGAGGGTTATGTCCGGCGCTACGTGTCGGGGGCGAATCCGCTGAAGAAGCGCAGCCTGTCGGAGTCGCTGATCGAACAGGGCGCGGTCAAACGGGCCTCGACGATCGCCGATCTGGCCCGGCAGATGGACGTGCCAGCCGACGCGTTGGAGCAGACGGTCAAGCGGTTCAACGAATTCGCCGCCAAGGGCCTGGACCCCGACTTCGGACGTGGGCAGTCGGCGTACAACGTCTGCCTCGGTGACCCGGGCTACAAGCCGAACGCCGCGGTCGGACCGCTCGACTCAGCGCCGTACTACGCGACCAGGGTGTTTCCCGCCGACGTCGGGACGTGCGGGGGAGTGATCACGAACGAGCACGCCCAGGTGTTGAACGAGCAGGACCAGGTGATCGAAGGTCTTTATGCGACAGGCAATATCACCGCGACGGTGATGGGCCGGAACTATCTGGGCGCCGGCGGCAGCATCGCCAACACGATGATCTTCGGGTACGTCGCCGCCCGCCACGCCGCCCGCGGGTGA
- a CDS encoding aromatic ring-hydroxylating oxygenase subunit alpha — MTDVEWTPLPVPWAVRSVDRIPKQRYYDQDFYALETQLFWPRVWQMACRLEEIPKPGDFVEYEILDQSIIVVRVDDSTVRAYYNACRHRGMKLVEGSGTRRSFVCPFHGWCWGLDGKNTFVLRSEMFDDANLDADDLALTPVRCELWGGCAWINLDDDAPPLRDCIEPFGSRHDEFKVEALRTEWWKSCLLPVNWKLATAAFMEGYHVPQTHPQLLPSAYSPDSSSVHPVVQASLYFMRTLGSGMGGMTHENDIRIAEGLQHMSLPDDPAEAMATWRGAVNDAVTSWHRARDCDFPDLNDLERRRVIDPIGFCFPHYFILPQYSSASSYRIRPLGPEETLFEVWSLTRYPNDRAPGKPTAPQPLAPDDPSWPMIPAQDFSNLPRQQKGLHAKGFEYMRLSNQIEGLISNFERVIDGFLAGLPYDQLVPAIQRTNTTIDVPVVELGLSEKVRAW; from the coding sequence ATGACCGATGTGGAGTGGACACCGCTGCCGGTGCCGTGGGCGGTGCGCAGCGTGGATCGCATCCCCAAGCAGCGGTATTACGACCAGGACTTCTATGCGCTCGAGACGCAGCTGTTCTGGCCGCGGGTCTGGCAGATGGCGTGCCGCCTCGAGGAGATCCCCAAACCCGGCGACTTCGTCGAATACGAGATCCTCGACCAGTCGATCATCGTCGTTCGTGTCGATGACAGCACCGTGCGCGCCTACTACAACGCCTGTCGGCACCGCGGCATGAAGCTCGTCGAGGGTAGCGGGACCCGACGCAGCTTCGTCTGTCCGTTCCACGGGTGGTGCTGGGGACTCGACGGCAAGAACACCTTCGTATTGCGTTCCGAGATGTTCGACGACGCCAACCTCGACGCCGACGATCTCGCTCTCACGCCGGTGCGGTGCGAGCTGTGGGGCGGATGCGCGTGGATCAATCTCGACGACGATGCGCCCCCGCTGCGTGACTGCATCGAGCCGTTCGGGTCCCGCCACGACGAATTCAAGGTGGAGGCGCTACGCACCGAGTGGTGGAAATCCTGCCTGCTCCCCGTGAATTGGAAGCTGGCGACAGCGGCCTTCATGGAGGGCTACCACGTCCCGCAGACGCACCCACAGCTGTTGCCGTCGGCGTACAGCCCGGATTCGTCGTCAGTGCATCCGGTGGTGCAGGCGAGCCTGTATTTCATGCGAACGCTGGGGTCCGGCATGGGCGGTATGACGCACGAGAACGACATCCGCATTGCCGAAGGCCTGCAACACATGTCGCTCCCGGACGATCCTGCCGAAGCGATGGCGACCTGGCGCGGCGCGGTCAACGATGCGGTCACCAGTTGGCACAGGGCGCGCGACTGCGATTTTCCCGACCTGAACGATCTGGAGCGGCGACGCGTCATCGACCCGATCGGGTTCTGCTTCCCACACTACTTCATCCTTCCTCAGTACAGCAGTGCGTCGTCGTATCGCATTCGTCCGCTGGGGCCGGAGGAGACGCTGTTCGAGGTCTGGTCGCTCACCCGCTACCCGAACGATCGAGCGCCCGGTAAGCCCACCGCGCCACAGCCGCTGGCTCCCGACGATCCGAGCTGGCCGATGATTCCGGCCCAGGACTTCTCGAATCTGCCCCGGCAGCAGAAGGGGCTGCACGCCAAAGGATTCGAGTACATGCGGCTGTCCAACCAAATCGAGGGCCTGATCTCGAACTTCGAGCGAGTCATCGATGGCTTTCTCGCCGGCCTGCCGTACGACCAGCTGGTGCCCGCCATACAGCGCACCAATACGACGATCGACGTGCCCGTCGTCGAGCTCGGGCTGTCGGAGAAGGTTCGCGCATGGTGA
- a CDS encoding amidohydrolase family protein → MRIIDADGHVAEGASLAVEAMRRWPELIVPREDGRALVIEGRNYPESDGPGAGCPREHGLSTAPGIDYSSPEGVLGDADRDQIDTMVLYPSLGLCVPTLEDADFAAGFARLYNQWIADYCRSSGGRLRGIAVTPIEHGAAAIDVMREAKDLGLVATHVPPALKTRNLDHPDLDPFYAAAVELDMPLGIHGAPGMHLPKVGIDRFTNYIQVHCVSFPFDQMTAMTALISGGVFDRHPDLRVAFLEAGVAWVPFFIDRLHEHFEKRGHWIDGGWQRDPGEYLQAGNIWTTCEPEEPILPGVIDVLGDDFIMFASDYPHWDGEWPHSTEHLRNRPDIGEDSRAKIGGLNAQRFYSLN, encoded by the coding sequence ATGAGGATCATCGACGCCGACGGTCATGTTGCCGAGGGGGCTTCGCTTGCGGTCGAGGCGATGCGGCGCTGGCCCGAACTCATCGTGCCCCGAGAAGACGGACGAGCCCTCGTCATCGAGGGCCGCAACTACCCGGAGTCCGACGGTCCGGGCGCCGGCTGTCCCCGAGAACACGGTCTGTCGACGGCGCCGGGCATCGACTACTCATCTCCTGAGGGCGTGCTCGGGGACGCCGACCGCGACCAGATCGACACGATGGTGCTGTACCCGAGCCTGGGACTGTGCGTGCCGACGCTGGAAGACGCCGATTTCGCGGCAGGCTTCGCGCGGCTGTACAACCAGTGGATCGCCGACTACTGCCGCTCGTCGGGTGGGCGGTTGCGCGGAATCGCGGTGACCCCGATCGAACACGGCGCTGCGGCGATCGACGTGATGCGTGAGGCCAAGGACCTCGGACTCGTCGCGACCCACGTCCCGCCGGCGCTGAAGACACGAAACCTCGACCATCCGGACCTCGATCCGTTCTATGCCGCCGCCGTCGAACTCGACATGCCTCTGGGCATCCACGGCGCCCCAGGCATGCACTTGCCGAAAGTGGGCATCGACCGGTTCACCAACTACATCCAGGTGCATTGTGTGAGCTTCCCGTTCGACCAGATGACGGCGATGACCGCGCTCATCTCCGGCGGCGTCTTCGACAGGCATCCCGACCTGCGGGTCGCATTTCTCGAAGCCGGGGTGGCATGGGTGCCGTTCTTCATCGACCGGCTGCACGAACACTTCGAGAAGCGCGGCCATTGGATCGACGGCGGCTGGCAGCGCGACCCAGGCGAGTATCTGCAGGCGGGCAATATCTGGACGACGTGCGAGCCCGAGGAGCCGATTCTGCCCGGTGTCATCGATGTCCTCGGGGACGACTTCATCATGTTCGCCAGCGACTATCCCCACTGGGATGGTGAATGGCCGCACAGCACAGAGCATTTGAGAAATCGGCCGGATATCGGCGAAGATTCCCGCGCGAAAATCGGCGGGCTGAATGCTCAGCGGTTCTACTCCCTGAACTGA
- the fadD1 gene encoding fatty-acid--CoA ligase FadD1 — protein sequence MPSETIQQLLRERATSDSVAVKYGDATWTWREHLSDASARAAALLAVADYDRPLHVGVLMGNSPEFLNQMAAAGIGGYVLCGINSTRRGDALAADIRRADCQIVVTDAEHRPLLDGLDLDGVQVLDTSTDDWARMLESAGDLEPFREVEPMDTYMLIFTSGTSGNPKPVRVSHFMVLMSGQALVEKFEVYEDDTCYLSMPLFHSNALVAGWGVALARGAAMAPAKFSASSFVDDIRRYGATYMNYVGKPLAYILATPEQPGDAETTLRIAFGNEASDRDIEAFQRRFGCTVWDGFGSTENAVIITREEGTPKGSLGKGFPGVAIYNSETVAECPPAQFDADGALINADEAIGELVNTDGQGFFTGYYNADDATAERMRHGMYWSGDLAYKDADGWIYLAGRSGDWLRVDGENMAAAPIERILIRLPEINLVAIYAVPDESVGDQIMAAIVLNDGATLTPEDFEAFLAAQSDLSPKGWPRYVRIARELPTTATHKVLKRELAAQGPTAGDGELWVREPRGTRYTRV from the coding sequence ATGCCAAGCGAGACCATCCAGCAATTGCTGCGCGAACGTGCGACGTCGGACTCCGTTGCGGTGAAGTACGGCGACGCCACGTGGACTTGGCGTGAACATCTGAGCGACGCGTCGGCCCGCGCCGCCGCACTGCTCGCCGTCGCCGACTACGACCGCCCCCTGCACGTCGGCGTCCTGATGGGCAACAGCCCGGAATTCTTGAACCAGATGGCTGCCGCGGGCATCGGCGGCTACGTGCTGTGCGGCATCAACTCGACAAGGCGCGGCGATGCGCTGGCGGCCGACATCCGGCGCGCCGACTGTCAGATCGTGGTGACCGATGCCGAACATCGGCCGTTGCTCGACGGTCTCGACCTCGACGGAGTGCAGGTCCTCGACACCTCGACCGACGACTGGGCGCGGATGCTCGAGTCCGCCGGTGACCTCGAGCCCTTCCGCGAGGTCGAACCGATGGACACCTACATGTTGATCTTCACGTCGGGGACGAGCGGCAACCCGAAGCCCGTGCGGGTGTCGCATTTCATGGTGTTGATGTCGGGCCAGGCCCTCGTCGAGAAGTTCGAGGTCTACGAGGACGACACGTGCTACCTGTCGATGCCGCTGTTCCATTCCAATGCGTTGGTGGCGGGCTGGGGCGTGGCGCTGGCCAGGGGCGCGGCGATGGCGCCCGCGAAATTCTCGGCGTCGAGCTTCGTCGACGACATCCGCCGCTACGGCGCCACCTACATGAACTACGTCGGCAAGCCACTGGCGTACATCTTGGCCACGCCCGAACAACCCGGCGACGCGGAGACAACGTTGCGCATCGCGTTCGGCAACGAAGCCAGCGACCGGGATATCGAAGCGTTTCAGCGGCGCTTCGGCTGCACGGTGTGGGACGGCTTCGGCTCTACCGAGAACGCCGTCATCATCACCCGTGAGGAGGGCACGCCGAAAGGCTCACTCGGCAAAGGGTTTCCGGGGGTGGCGATCTACAACTCCGAGACCGTCGCCGAATGTCCGCCGGCACAGTTCGACGCCGACGGTGCGCTCATCAACGCCGACGAGGCGATTGGTGAACTCGTCAACACCGACGGGCAGGGTTTCTTCACCGGTTATTACAACGCCGACGATGCGACCGCCGAGCGCATGCGACACGGAATGTACTGGTCGGGCGACCTGGCCTACAAGGACGCCGATGGGTGGATCTATCTCGCCGGACGCAGCGGCGACTGGTTACGGGTCGACGGTGAGAACATGGCCGCCGCCCCGATCGAGCGCATTCTCATCCGGTTGCCCGAAATCAACCTGGTCGCCATCTACGCGGTGCCCGACGAAAGCGTGGGCGATCAGATCATGGCGGCGATCGTGCTCAACGACGGCGCCACCCTGACACCCGAGGATTTCGAGGCCTTCCTGGCCGCGCAGTCCGACCTGTCGCCCAAGGGTTGGCCGCGGTATGTCCGTATCGCGCGCGAGTTGCCGACGACCGCGACGCACAAGGTGCTCAAGCGCGAACTTGCGGCGCAGGGCCCCACCGCGGGTGACGGGGAACTCTGGGTCCGCGAGCCCCGAGGCACCCGTTACACGCGCGTCTAG
- a CDS encoding cytochrome P450, whose translation MALKNPANDTQVYYDPYDVEIVASPYPTYARLREEAPLYYNERYDFWALSRYVDVEKSLNNWETFSNQRSDILELVKSDFDMPKGVMMFEDPPIHTMLRGLMSRVFTPRRMAEIEDQIRNYCINCLDPLVGSESFDIVAELAAMMPMRVIGMLLGIPESDQVGFRDRNDANLRTKPGAPMKVAKADAIADGRMYADYVEWRSKNPSDDLMTALLNVEFTDEDGVTRKLHRKEVLHYTQVVAGAGNETTGRLIGWLAKVLAEHPDQRREIADDRSLLIPAIDETLRFEPTGPHVARYMAKDFEAYGQTVPAGSAMLLLFGAANRDPERYEDPDTFNIHRSGSHLTFGKGLHYCLGANLARLEGRVALDELLNRWPEWGIDYETAQLAPTSTVRGWEKLRIVVG comes from the coding sequence GTGGCCTTGAAAAATCCAGCCAATGACACCCAGGTGTACTACGACCCCTACGACGTCGAGATCGTGGCGAGCCCGTATCCGACGTATGCGCGGCTGCGCGAGGAGGCGCCGCTCTATTACAACGAGCGCTACGACTTCTGGGCGCTGTCGCGCTACGTCGACGTCGAGAAATCCCTGAACAATTGGGAGACGTTCTCCAATCAGCGTAGCGACATCCTCGAACTGGTTAAGTCGGATTTCGACATGCCCAAGGGCGTGATGATGTTCGAGGACCCGCCGATCCACACGATGCTGCGCGGGTTGATGTCGCGGGTTTTCACGCCGCGGCGAATGGCCGAGATCGAGGATCAGATCCGCAACTACTGCATCAATTGCCTTGACCCCCTTGTTGGTTCCGAGAGCTTCGACATCGTGGCCGAACTCGCCGCGATGATGCCGATGCGGGTGATCGGGATGCTGTTGGGCATCCCCGAATCCGATCAGGTCGGCTTCCGGGACCGCAATGACGCCAACCTGCGGACCAAACCGGGTGCGCCGATGAAGGTCGCCAAGGCCGACGCGATCGCCGACGGCAGGATGTACGCCGACTACGTCGAGTGGCGGTCGAAAAACCCGTCCGACGATCTGATGACGGCGCTGCTCAACGTCGAGTTCACCGACGAGGACGGCGTGACGCGCAAGCTGCATCGCAAGGAGGTGTTGCACTACACACAGGTGGTCGCGGGCGCGGGCAACGAGACGACTGGCAGGCTCATCGGCTGGCTGGCCAAGGTGCTGGCCGAGCATCCGGATCAGCGCCGCGAGATCGCGGACGACCGGTCGCTGCTGATCCCCGCGATCGACGAGACCCTGCGCTTCGAGCCGACGGGACCGCACGTAGCCCGTTACATGGCAAAGGATTTCGAGGCCTACGGACAAACGGTGCCTGCCGGCAGCGCGATGCTGCTGCTCTTCGGGGCCGCCAATCGCGATCCGGAGCGCTACGAGGATCCCGATACGTTCAACATCCACCGCAGCGGTTCACACCTGACATTCGGCAAGGGTCTGCACTACTGCCTGGGCGCCAACCTGGCCCGGCTCGAGGGACGTGTCGCGCTCGACGAGCTGCTCAACCGGTGGCCGGAGTGGGGCATCGACTACGAAACCGCTCAGCTGGCACCGACATCGACCGTTCGCGGCTGGGAAAAGCTGCGAATCGTCGTGGGCTGA
- a CDS encoding mycofactocin-coupled SDR family oxidoreductase: protein MAGRVDGKVAFITGAARGQGRSHAVRLAQEGADIIAIDICRGFEDSTAPAATPEDLAETADMVKNLDRRIVTAEVDVRDYDALKAALDSGVEQLGGLDIVVANAGIGTTGVKLHKMREDIWDETIDINLGGVWKTVKAAVPHLLAGGSGSIIITSSVGGTKAYPQVGHYIAAKHGVVGLMRTFAVELGAKNIRVNTVHPTHVCTPLLMNEPTYKLFRPDLENPGPDDLAPICQSFHFLPIPWVEPVDISNAVLFLASDEARYITGVTLPVDAGSLLK, encoded by the coding sequence ATGGCTGGTCGGGTAGACGGCAAGGTCGCGTTCATCACCGGCGCGGCGCGCGGCCAGGGCCGCAGTCACGCGGTGCGGCTGGCCCAGGAGGGCGCCGACATCATCGCGATCGACATCTGCCGGGGCTTCGAGGACTCGACGGCGCCCGCCGCCACGCCCGAGGACCTCGCCGAGACCGCGGACATGGTGAAGAATCTGGATCGTCGCATCGTGACCGCGGAGGTGGACGTCCGCGACTACGACGCGCTGAAGGCCGCGCTCGACAGCGGCGTCGAACAGCTCGGCGGGCTCGACATCGTCGTCGCCAACGCCGGCATCGGCACCACCGGCGTCAAGTTGCACAAGATGCGCGAGGACATCTGGGACGAGACGATCGACATCAACCTCGGGGGAGTGTGGAAGACGGTCAAGGCCGCGGTGCCGCACCTGCTGGCCGGCGGCAGCGGCTCGATCATCATCACCAGCTCGGTCGGCGGCACGAAGGCCTACCCTCAGGTCGGCCATTACATCGCCGCCAAACACGGGGTCGTCGGCCTGATGCGGACCTTCGCAGTCGAACTGGGCGCCAAGAACATTCGCGTCAACACCGTGCACCCGACCCATGTCTGCACGCCGCTGCTGATGAACGAGCCCACGTACAAACTGTTCCGGCCCGACCTGGAGAACCCGGGCCCCGACGACCTGGCGCCGATCTGCCAATCGTTCCACTTCCTGCCGATCCCGTGGGTCGAGCCGGTCGACATCAGCAACGCGGTGCTGTTCCTGGCCTCCGACGAAGCCCGATACATCACCGGCGTCACCCTGCCCGTCGACGCCGGCAGCCTTCTGAAATAG